Proteins from a genomic interval of Streptomyces sp. Tu6071:
- a CDS encoding ABC transporter permease → MTSAVERARRAAGVPAPWTRTRLRTARGASLAFAALVLLTAFLAAYFPRAVRANEDRAVRRAVAETSPARAVVDVGLIRPDLAPDERAKTFDAGRVTAGYRALLKTVPEPVRVDTGQSSYGVRTSKDLQATDKDLPSPDAVLPRFTAAAQAGLEEHARLASGRWPRTKAGAPAEAGRVEVAVTGATAQALGLTVGRSVHVEGGDTAFVVVGIVEPRDPRGAWWSAEPQLRTPTMSATSGRPPQKFWRAGLLLPPGAGAALLDTLGQPEAYWRLAPRSEGLTAGVLPRYTAALGSLKGGPDLLRVKKAVEAHAVVSTDLDQVIEAHRGLSRALSPVVKVAAVGAGAVAAVTVAMAAGLSAGRRREEFALLRARGASLTGLGGRLLAESAALAVPAAGLGLLGAWALEPAGPLGSSALAAGAVALLGCLALPLRALASHRAAGVHQEREDLVAARPGRGRTVAELTVLAVALLVLFASRRGNGGAGAVPVLLALVAALVLVRCYPLPLRWAARGAGRSRGLTGFLFFARAGRAAPSGTLPLFVLLIAVTTAGVGGAVLTDVAGARDRAALVTAGADARVSATGALAALPRDVERGVRKVAGVRDVAPVLIDQTVALPVESGAASTRPLALMAVDPSSYGSFLREQGLGSAPVPPRAERGGVVDVVASARVAKVFGSGPREVSSLAGRVRVRVTRVAEAPPALGGADFLLMDRAALDRRPTTDLLVAGEPDAKALRKLVDGAEPRPALRLRADARAAYADSPLQAGVTRLFAAAVGAAAGYALLALLLHAQAGAAERTALLVRLRVLGLSRRGTRTLTLLDALPQTVLAAGGGALVGWGAIRLLAPVLDLERLAFASTDGRGPEGVTASLHSGAEVLLLPAAGIAVLAALVSLGQAWWLRRTKMITELRAGDA, encoded by the coding sequence GTGACATCCGCTGTTGAGCGTGCCCGGCGGGCCGCGGGGGTGCCCGCGCCGTGGACGCGTACCCGGTTGCGTACGGCGCGGGGGGCCTCGCTGGCCTTCGCGGCGCTCGTGCTGTTGACGGCGTTCCTCGCGGCGTACTTCCCGCGCGCGGTGCGGGCGAACGAGGACCGGGCGGTGCGCCGCGCGGTGGCGGAGACGTCGCCGGCGCGCGCGGTCGTGGACGTCGGGCTGATCCGGCCGGACCTGGCGCCGGACGAGCGGGCGAAGACCTTCGACGCGGGGCGGGTCACGGCGGGCTACCGGGCGTTGCTGAAGACGGTGCCCGAGCCGGTGCGGGTGGACACGGGGCAGTCCTCGTACGGGGTAAGGACGAGCAAGGACCTCCAGGCGACGGACAAGGACCTGCCGAGTCCCGACGCGGTGCTGCCGCGGTTCACCGCCGCGGCCCAGGCGGGTCTGGAGGAGCACGCACGGCTGGCGTCGGGGCGGTGGCCCCGGACGAAGGCCGGGGCGCCCGCGGAGGCGGGCCGGGTAGAGGTCGCGGTGACCGGGGCGACGGCGCAGGCGCTGGGGCTCACGGTGGGGCGGTCGGTGCACGTCGAGGGCGGCGATACGGCCTTCGTGGTGGTGGGGATCGTGGAACCGCGCGATCCCCGGGGCGCGTGGTGGTCGGCGGAGCCCCAGTTGCGGACGCCGACGATGTCGGCGACGTCGGGGCGGCCGCCGCAGAAGTTCTGGCGCGCGGGGCTGCTGCTGCCGCCCGGTGCGGGGGCCGCGCTGCTGGACACGTTGGGGCAGCCGGAGGCGTACTGGCGGCTCGCGCCGCGTTCCGAGGGGCTGACGGCGGGGGTGCTGCCGCGTTACACGGCGGCGCTCGGTTCGCTGAAGGGCGGCCCCGATCTGCTGCGGGTGAAGAAGGCCGTGGAGGCCCACGCGGTCGTCTCGACGGATCTGGACCAGGTGATCGAGGCGCATCGGGGGCTGTCGCGGGCGCTGTCGCCCGTGGTGAAGGTGGCGGCGGTCGGGGCGGGTGCGGTCGCCGCGGTGACGGTGGCGATGGCGGCGGGTCTGTCGGCGGGGCGGCGGCGCGAGGAGTTCGCGCTGCTGCGGGCGCGGGGGGCTTCGCTCACCGGGCTCGGCGGGCGGCTGCTCGCGGAGTCGGCGGCGCTCGCCGTGCCGGCGGCGGGGCTCGGGCTGCTCGGCGCGTGGGCGCTGGAGCCTGCGGGACCGCTCGGCTCCTCGGCACTGGCCGCCGGGGCGGTCGCGCTGCTGGGGTGTCTCGCGCTGCCGTTGCGGGCGCTGGCCTCGCACCGTGCGGCGGGCGTGCATCAGGAGCGCGAGGATCTTGTCGCGGCGCGGCCGGGCCGGGGGCGTACGGTCGCGGAGCTGACGGTGCTCGCGGTGGCGCTGCTCGTGCTGTTCGCGTCGCGGCGCGGCAATGGCGGGGCGGGGGCGGTGCCCGTGCTGCTCGCGCTGGTCGCCGCGCTCGTGCTGGTGCGGTGCTATCCGCTGCCGTTGCGGTGGGCGGCGCGGGGCGCGGGGCGTTCGCGCGGGCTGACGGGTTTCCTGTTCTTCGCGCGGGCGGGGCGGGCGGCGCCGAGCGGGACGCTGCCGCTGTTCGTGCTGCTGATCGCGGTGACGACGGCGGGGGTCGGCGGGGCGGTGCTCACGGATGTCGCGGGGGCGCGGGACCGTGCCGCGCTCGTGACGGCGGGGGCCGACGCGCGGGTCTCGGCGACGGGGGCGCTCGCCGCGTTGCCACGTGACGTCGAGCGGGGGGTGCGAAAGGTCGCGGGGGTGCGGGACGTGGCGCCCGTACTGATCGACCAGACGGTGGCGCTGCCCGTGGAGTCGGGGGCGGCGAGTACGCGACCCCTCGCGCTGATGGCCGTCGATCCGTCCTCGTACGGGAGTTTCCTGCGGGAGCAGGGGCTGGGTTCCGCGCCGGTGCCGCCGCGTGCGGAGCGGGGCGGTGTCGTGGACGTGGTCGCCTCGGCGCGGGTCGCGAAGGTCTTCGGGTCGGGGCCGCGCGAGGTGTCCTCGCTCGCGGGCCGGGTGCGGGTGCGGGTGACGCGGGTGGCCGAGGCGCCGCCCGCGCTCGGCGGCGCCGACTTCCTCCTCATGGACCGGGCGGCGCTGGACCGGCGGCCCACGACGGACCTCCTGGTCGCGGGCGAGCCGGACGCGAAGGCGCTGCGGAAGCTCGTGGACGGGGCCGAGCCGCGGCCCGCCCTGCGATTGCGCGCGGACGCGCGGGCCGCGTACGCGGACTCGCCGTTGCAGGCGGGCGTCACGCGGTTGTTCGCCGCGGCGGTGGGCGCCGCCGCCGGGTACGCGTTGCTCGCGCTGTTGCTGCACGCGCAGGCCGGGGCGGCGGAGCGGACCGCGTTGCTCGTGCGGTTGCGGGTGCTGGGGCTGTCGCGGCGCGGGACGCGGACGCTGACGCTGCTCGACGCCTTGCCGCAGACGGTGCTCGCCGCGGGGGGCGGGGCGCTGGTCGGCTGGGGGGCCATCAGGTTGCTCGCTCCGGTGCTCGACCTGGAGCGGCTCGCGTTCGCGAGTACCGACGGGCGGGGCCCGGAGGGGGTGACGGCCTCCCTGCACTCCGGTGCGGAAGTGCTGTTGCTGCCGGCGGCCGGGATCGCGGTCCTCGCGGCGCTGGTCTCGCTGGGCCAGGCGTGGTGGCTGCGGCGTACGAAGATGATCACGGAACTCAGGGCAGGAGACGCATGA
- a CDS encoding FtsX-like permease family protein, whose translation MTLFVLLRLRAHRVLMGASLVVVLLATTLLATLALFAQSVGDAALRHALGDQGGAGATLVVSAEVPAGQEKAADRAVRRDAAAAFDGLPVTVRAFTQSGTYALPAGLGGRVAPGGKPDLTQFAALDASRVRVVAGSLPHGAAPSGPLPVALPQRVARQWDLGPGAEFEVTDRAGGKRLAVRVTGVYRPADTTDPYWQADPLRGRGARTVSFTTYGPLAVSAEAAASGRLAAGTSSWVAVADTRGVRTGDTGALRRASVAGAERLRTEAALGGNAQVRDGVPALLDRFATTLGVYRSTLLIVAVQLVLLAWCALVLVAQLLSAERAGHTELLRHRGASRARVAGLAGAEALAVAVPALVVAPLLAGPLARLLVARSSLADGGLRLAYGATPLVWLVSVGFAVVCGLVLTGALAAGSGAGRGRVGALPGFLRAGADLGLLVAAGLAFWQLAGQGPRESGGAGPDWLLVVAPALALLAGTVLVLRLVPLAARLAERLAARGRGLPGALVAWQFSRRPQRGAGPVLLLVLAVAMTLLTVAQSASWSRAQDDQADFRSGAGVRVLDPTSGLAGDAGTYGAVPGVRAVAPGHRASVDLPQGGGATVLALDTAHAPDDLLFRSDIAPGEGELRALRAAGDGARAGLALPAGTRKLALRVRWEDSRTGKAPEEFAPALTVTVRDAQGQPYVLSAGRLAGAGAVRTQTVDLVPEGRDVPRGRLWLSGLRVSGELPPGLDARVRLGVERVGALTGTGGGAGRAVAVPEGLRWQGTSTPVVELTPGRAVPLRPEAAAGRPLSVTTHLSAPRASWASSGTGVNLDVWAGAAEVPATVPALASDAFLTAAHAKRGQTLTVPVEGTEVRVEVVDTVAHVPTTGEEAATATDASGQDSGSPSGEEATEEGGADGDDADVALLVDLPTLNAVLAGAGATPLAPTEWWLSTAEGRSGAVAARLRERPDSDPADVLVRDEVRRTLIGDPLGAAPRTALLAAALAAAAIAAVGFTAGAMGSLRERRSEHAVLRALGISGRKLARQTFWEQVLLVAVGLGAGLALGVVLSRWLVPLTVLTARAARPVPGVLVEMPWGRALLLLVGVAALPLLAVALLSTRRTRIADALRRLED comes from the coding sequence TTGACGCTCTTCGTTCTGCTGCGCCTGCGCGCGCACCGGGTTCTCATGGGTGCCTCGCTCGTCGTGGTGCTGCTCGCGACGACGCTGCTCGCGACGCTCGCGCTCTTCGCCCAGTCGGTCGGTGACGCGGCCTTGCGCCACGCGCTCGGTGACCAGGGGGGCGCGGGGGCGACGCTCGTGGTGAGCGCGGAGGTCCCCGCCGGACAGGAGAAGGCCGCGGATCGCGCGGTGCGGCGGGACGCGGCGGCGGCTTTCGACGGGCTCCCGGTGACCGTGCGTGCCTTCACGCAGTCCGGTACGTACGCGCTGCCCGCCGGACTCGGCGGGCGCGTGGCGCCGGGCGGCAAGCCGGACCTGACGCAGTTCGCGGCGCTCGACGCCTCGCGGGTGCGGGTGGTGGCGGGGTCGCTGCCGCACGGTGCCGCGCCGTCGGGGCCGCTCCCCGTGGCGCTGCCGCAGCGGGTCGCGCGGCAGTGGGACCTCGGGCCGGGAGCCGAGTTCGAGGTGACGGACCGGGCGGGCGGGAAGAGGCTCGCGGTGCGGGTGACCGGGGTGTACCGCCCGGCGGACACCACGGACCCGTACTGGCAGGCCGATCCGCTGCGCGGGCGCGGGGCGCGCACGGTCTCGTTCACGACGTACGGGCCGCTCGCGGTGAGTGCCGAGGCGGCGGCGTCGGGGCGGCTCGCCGCGGGGACGTCGTCGTGGGTCGCGGTCGCGGACACGCGGGGCGTGCGGACCGGGGACACCGGGGCCTTGCGGCGGGCCTCGGTCGCGGGCGCCGAGCGGCTGCGGACCGAGGCGGCACTCGGCGGGAACGCGCAGGTGCGCGACGGCGTACCGGCGCTGCTCGACCGTTTCGCGACGACGCTGGGTGTCTACCGCTCGACGCTGCTGATCGTCGCGGTCCAGCTGGTGCTGCTCGCGTGGTGCGCGCTGGTCCTGGTGGCGCAGTTGCTGTCCGCTGAGCGGGCGGGGCACACGGAGTTGTTGCGGCACCGGGGGGCTTCGCGGGCGCGGGTGGCGGGGCTCGCCGGTGCGGAGGCGCTGGCGGTCGCGGTGCCCGCGCTCGTGGTGGCGCCGTTGCTCGCGGGGCCTCTGGCGCGGTTGCTCGTCGCGCGGTCCTCGCTCGCGGACGGCGGGCTGCGGCTCGCGTACGGGGCGACGCCGCTCGTGTGGCTGGTGTCGGTGGGTTTCGCGGTGGTGTGCGGGCTGGTCCTGACGGGGGCGCTCGCCGCCGGGAGCGGGGCCGGGCGGGGCCGGGTCGGGGCCTTGCCGGGGTTCTTGCGGGCGGGCGCGGATCTGGGTCTGCTCGTGGCGGCGGGGCTCGCGTTCTGGCAGCTCGCCGGGCAGGGGCCGCGCGAGAGCGGCGGGGCGGGGCCCGACTGGCTGCTCGTGGTGGCCCCGGCGCTCGCGCTGCTCGCCGGGACGGTGCTCGTGCTGCGGTTGGTGCCGCTCGCCGCGCGGCTCGCGGAACGGCTCGCGGCCCGGGGCAGGGGCCTGCCGGGGGCGCTCGTGGCCTGGCAGTTCAGCCGTCGTCCGCAGCGGGGTGCCGGTCCCGTACTGCTCCTGGTCCTTGCGGTCGCGATGACGCTCCTGACGGTCGCGCAGAGCGCTTCGTGGAGCAGGGCGCAGGACGATCAGGCGGACTTCCGCTCGGGGGCCGGGGTGCGGGTGCTCGACCCGACGTCGGGGCTCGCGGGTGATGCCGGTACGTACGGGGCGGTGCCGGGTGTGCGGGCGGTGGCGCCGGGGCACCGGGCGTCCGTGGACCTGCCGCAGGGCGGCGGGGCGACGGTACTCGCGCTGGACACGGCGCACGCGCCCGACGACCTCCTGTTCCGTTCCGACATCGCGCCCGGCGAGGGCGAGCTGCGGGCGCTGCGCGCGGCCGGGGACGGGGCACGGGCGGGGCTCGCGCTGCCGGCGGGGACGCGGAAGCTCGCGCTGCGGGTGCGGTGGGAGGATTCCCGTACCGGCAAGGCGCCGGAGGAGTTCGCCCCGGCGCTCACGGTGACGGTCAGGGACGCGCAGGGGCAGCCCTATGTGCTGTCGGCGGGGCGGCTCGCCGGCGCCGGCGCGGTGCGTACGCAGACCGTGGATCTGGTGCCCGAGGGCCGGGACGTGCCGCGCGGCCGGTTGTGGCTGAGCGGGCTGCGGGTGTCCGGGGAGCTGCCGCCGGGTCTCGACGCGCGCGTCCGGCTGGGTGTCGAGCGGGTCGGCGCGCTGACGGGTACGGGCGGCGGGGCCGGGCGCGCGGTGGCGGTGCCCGAGGGCCTGCGATGGCAGGGGACGAGTACGCCGGTGGTGGAGCTGACGCCGGGGCGTGCGGTGCCGTTGCGCCCCGAGGCGGCGGCCGGCAGGCCGCTGTCCGTGACGACGCACCTCAGCGCGCCGCGCGCGTCGTGGGCGTCGTCGGGCACGGGCGTGAATCTGGACGTGTGGGCGGGCGCCGCCGAGGTGCCCGCGACGGTGCCCGCGCTCGCCTCGGACGCCTTCCTGACAGCGGCGCACGCGAAGCGCGGGCAGACGCTGACGGTGCCCGTGGAGGGCACGGAGGTGCGCGTCGAGGTCGTGGACACGGTCGCGCACGTGCCGACGACGGGCGAGGAGGCCGCGACGGCGACGGACGCGTCCGGCCAGGACTCCGGCTCCCCCTCGGGCGAGGAGGCGACGGAGGAGGGCGGCGCGGACGGCGACGACGCGGACGTCGCCCTGCTCGTGGATCTGCCGACGCTGAACGCGGTGCTCGCGGGGGCGGGCGCGACACCGCTCGCCCCGACCGAGTGGTGGCTGAGCACGGCCGAGGGGCGTTCCGGCGCGGTGGCCGCGCGGTTGCGGGAGCGCCCCGACAGCGACCCGGCGGATGTGCTCGTACGGGACGAGGTGCGGCGGACGCTGATCGGTGACCCCTTGGGGGCGGCGCCGCGTACGGCGCTGCTCGCCGCCGCGCTCGCGGCCGCGGCGATCGCGGCCGTGGGGTTCACGGCGGGGGCGATGGGCTCGCTGCGGGAGCGGCGCTCGGAGCACGCGGTGCTGCGCGCGCTCGGGATCTCGGGGCGGAAGCTGGCCCGGCAGACCTTCTGGGAGCAGGTGCTGCTCGTGGCGGTCGGGCTGGGTGCGGGTCTCGCGCTCGGGGTCGTGCTGAGCCGGTGGCTGGTGCCGTTGACGGTGCTGACGGCGCGCGCGGCGCGGCCTGTGCCGGGGGTGCTCGTGGAGATGCCGTGGGGGCGGGCGCTGCTCCTGCTCGTGGGGGTCGCGGCGCTGCCCCTGCTCGCGGTCGCGCTGTTGTCGACGCGCCGTACCCGGATCGCGGATGCGCTCCGCCGGCTGGAGGACTGA